A DNA window from Janibacter sp. A1S7 contains the following coding sequences:
- a CDS encoding pyridoxal phosphate-dependent aminotransferase, which produces MSPAPSHRSEVAPFEVMDVLARVAAMRAEGRDVISLCAGEPSQGAPAAVHAAAARVHTERRALGYTPALGTAALRSAIAGHYAGWYGLDLDPTEVAVTTGSSGGFVLAFLAAFDHGDRVALARPGYPAYRNILAALGCEVVDLPTGPVERYQPTVAQLEAAHAEAPLAGLILASPANPTGTMVDRGELTAIAAWCSAHGVRLVSDEIYHGVTYADPDSPDADGVCAREVDEHAIVVSSFSKYWGMTGWRLGWLLVPQDLRAAVGALAGNIALCPPAAAQEAAVEAFADETYAECEAALVDFAKAREVLLARAPELGWGDAAPADGAFYYWADLGEQLAGFADAREYAAALLEATGVAVTPGADFDPVDGPRCVRLSLAAGPEAIGEALERIIDWQDARG; this is translated from the coding sequence ATGAGCCCTGCACCATCCCATCGTTCCGAGGTCGCCCCCTTCGAGGTCATGGATGTCCTCGCCCGCGTGGCGGCCATGCGCGCCGAGGGGCGTGACGTCATCTCGTTGTGCGCGGGTGAACCGAGCCAAGGCGCTCCGGCCGCCGTGCACGCCGCCGCGGCCCGGGTCCACACCGAGCGCCGGGCGCTCGGCTACACGCCCGCGTTGGGGACCGCCGCCCTTCGCTCGGCCATCGCCGGGCACTACGCCGGCTGGTACGGCCTCGACCTCGACCCGACCGAGGTCGCGGTGACGACCGGCTCCTCCGGCGGGTTCGTGCTCGCCTTCCTCGCCGCCTTCGACCACGGGGACCGTGTCGCGCTGGCCCGCCCCGGCTACCCCGCCTACCGCAACATCCTCGCCGCCCTGGGCTGCGAGGTCGTCGACCTGCCGACCGGGCCGGTCGAGCGATACCAGCCGACCGTCGCCCAGCTCGAGGCCGCCCACGCCGAGGCGCCCCTGGCCGGGCTCATCCTCGCCTCCCCGGCCAACCCCACCGGCACGATGGTCGACCGTGGCGAGCTCACGGCGATCGCCGCCTGGTGCAGCGCGCACGGCGTTCGCCTCGTCAGTGACGAGATCTACCACGGGGTCACCTACGCCGATCCTGACAGCCCGGACGCGGACGGGGTCTGCGCCCGTGAGGTCGACGAGCACGCCATCGTCGTCTCCTCCTTCAGCAAGTACTGGGGGATGACCGGGTGGCGCCTGGGCTGGTTGCTCGTGCCGCAGGACCTGCGCGCGGCGGTCGGTGCGCTCGCCGGCAACATCGCGCTGTGCCCGCCGGCCGCGGCGCAGGAGGCGGCGGTCGAGGCCTTCGCCGACGAGACCTACGCGGAGTGCGAGGCGGCCCTCGTCGACTTCGCGAAGGCGCGTGAGGTGCTGCTGGCCCGGGCGCCCGAGCTGGGCTGGGGCGACGCGGCACCCGCCGACGGTGCGTTCTACTACTGGGCGGATCTGGGGGAGCAGCTCGCGGGCTTCGCCGATGCCCGTGAGTACGCAGCCGCGCTCCTGGAGGCGACGGGGGTAGCGGTCACTCCGGGCGCCGACTTCGACCCGGTCGACGGCCCGCGCTGCGTGCGTCTGTCGCTCGCAGCCGGGCCCGAGGCGATCGGTGAAGCCCTGGAGCGGATCATCGACTGGCAGGACGCGCGGGGCTGA
- the fbaA gene encoding class II fructose-bisphosphate aldolase, producing the protein MPIATPDVYRDMLDRAKAGSFAYPAINVTSSQTLNAAIRGFAEAGSDGIVQVSTGGGEYLSGPTIKDMVTGSLALAAYAHEVAKNYDVNIALHTDHCPKDKLDGFVRPLIAASKERRDATGLPIFQSHMWDGSAVELHENLSIAQELLELAAAADIILEVEIGVVGGEEDGVAHDINDKLYTTPGDTLDMVEALGLGEKGRYMAALTFGNVHGVYKPGNVKLRPEILKQCQDAVTEKYGTDKGERPLDLVFHGGSGSSPQEISDAVDYGVVKMNVDTDTQYAFTRPVAGWMLENYTGVLKIDGEVGNKKKYDPRAWGKEAEASMAARVVEACENLRSAGTSVKA; encoded by the coding sequence ATGCCCATCGCTACTCCCGACGTCTATCGCGACATGCTCGATCGAGCGAAGGCCGGCTCCTTCGCCTATCCCGCGATCAACGTGACCTCGAGCCAGACGCTCAACGCCGCCATCCGCGGTTTCGCCGAGGCCGGGAGCGACGGCATCGTGCAGGTCTCGACCGGCGGTGGCGAGTACCTGTCCGGGCCGACGATCAAGGACATGGTCACCGGCTCGCTCGCCCTCGCCGCGTACGCGCACGAGGTCGCCAAGAACTACGACGTCAACATCGCGCTGCACACCGACCACTGCCCCAAGGACAAGCTCGATGGCTTCGTGCGTCCGCTCATCGCGGCGAGCAAGGAGCGTCGGGACGCCACGGGGCTGCCGATCTTCCAGTCGCACATGTGGGACGGCTCGGCGGTCGAGCTGCACGAGAACCTCTCCATCGCCCAGGAGCTGCTCGAGCTCGCTGCTGCAGCCGACATCATCCTCGAGGTCGAGATCGGCGTCGTCGGCGGCGAGGAGGACGGTGTCGCCCACGACATCAACGACAAGCTCTACACCACCCCCGGCGACACCCTCGACATGGTCGAGGCGCTCGGCCTCGGCGAGAAGGGCCGGTACATGGCCGCGCTGACCTTCGGCAACGTGCACGGCGTGTACAAGCCGGGCAACGTCAAGCTGCGCCCGGAGATCCTCAAGCAGTGCCAGGACGCCGTCACCGAGAAGTACGGCACGGACAAGGGTGAGCGCCCGCTCGACCTCGTCTTCCACGGAGGCTCGGGCTCGAGCCCGCAGGAGATCTCCGATGCGGTCGACTACGGCGTGGTGAAGATGAACGTCGACACCGACACCCAGTACGCCTTCACCCGCCCGGTCGCGGGCTGGATGCTGGAGAACTACACCGGCGTGCTGAAGATCGACGGCGAGGTCGGCAACAAGAAGAAGTACGACCCACGGGCCTGGGGCAAGGAGGCCGAGGCGTCGATGGCGGCCCGTGTCGTCGAGGCCTGCGAGAACCTGCGCTCGGCCGGGACGTCGGTGAAGGCCTGA
- a CDS encoding DUF3151 domain-containing protein encodes MMDNLLSIPETMLPEDPAAARIDAGEDPASVAADLPSSSLPWAVLAERALDGGRSIEGYAYARTGYHRGLDSLRRAGWKGQGPVPWSHEPNRGFLRALGALSQAAGEIEETEEEQRCRTFLVDSSPEAAQQLLG; translated from the coding sequence CTGATGGACAACCTGCTGAGCATCCCCGAGACCATGCTCCCCGAGGACCCCGCGGCCGCCCGGATCGACGCCGGGGAGGACCCCGCGAGCGTGGCGGCGGACCTGCCTTCGTCCTCCCTGCCGTGGGCGGTCCTCGCCGAGAGGGCGCTCGATGGCGGCCGGAGCATCGAGGGCTACGCCTACGCCCGCACCGGCTACCACCGCGGGCTGGACTCCCTGCGCCGCGCCGGCTGGAAGGGGCAGGGGCCGGTGCCGTGGTCGCACGAGCCCAATCGCGGTTTCCTCAGGGCGCTGGGGGCCCTCTCCCAGGCGGCCGGTGAGATCGAGGAGACCGAGGAGGAGCAGCGCTGTCGCACCTTCCTCGTCGACTCCTCGCCCGAGGCCGCCCAGCAGCTGCTCGGGTAG
- a CDS encoding helix-turn-helix transcriptional regulator, with translation MSPTSDSDEPLRRLEAYLAEDAARVDEARGRLADIGDALMTLRARMHNIDIGDDPGVQVLTHEVAAPMIDRVAGGVDRVDNVMLSIDVGAGTEHVNARNELTRAAAGQRQRTLVHPSVLEADLGRSQLAASREAGQQQRVTDQLGTEFLVLGEEALVTLSVWGDPHSPYVFIRNPALVACFAAWFDLLWSRAPEIKTPAWRSDEALVRMLALGTKDEMIARTLHVGLRTVRRRVARLMDQYGVDTRFQLGAALERDGRL, from the coding sequence ATGTCCCCCACGTCCGACTCCGACGAGCCGCTGCGGCGGCTGGAGGCGTACCTCGCCGAGGATGCGGCCCGGGTGGACGAGGCGCGTGGTCGACTGGCCGACATCGGTGACGCACTGATGACCTTGCGGGCCCGCATGCACAACATCGACATCGGTGACGACCCGGGCGTGCAGGTGCTCACCCACGAGGTGGCCGCCCCGATGATCGATCGCGTCGCAGGAGGGGTCGACCGGGTCGACAACGTCATGCTGTCGATCGATGTCGGTGCGGGCACCGAGCACGTCAACGCCCGCAACGAGCTCACCCGCGCCGCCGCGGGGCAGCGGCAACGCACGCTGGTGCATCCCTCCGTGCTCGAGGCCGACCTCGGGCGCAGCCAGCTCGCGGCCAGTCGGGAGGCCGGCCAGCAGCAACGGGTCACCGACCAGCTGGGGACCGAGTTCCTCGTCCTCGGCGAGGAGGCCCTGGTCACGCTCTCCGTCTGGGGCGACCCGCACTCGCCGTACGTCTTCATCCGCAACCCGGCCCTGGTGGCCTGCTTCGCCGCGTGGTTCGACCTGCTGTGGAGCCGGGCGCCGGAGATCAAGACCCCTGCCTGGCGCTCCGACGAGGCACTGGTGCGGATGCTCGCCCTCGGGACGAAGGACGAGATGATCGCCCGCACCCTGCACGTGGGGCTGCGCACCGTGCGCCGTCGGGTGGCGAGGCTGATGGACCAGTACGGGGTGGACACCCGCTTCCAGCTGGGCGCCGCCCTCGAGCGCGACGGCCGGTTGTGA
- a CDS encoding adenylosuccinate synthase: MPAIVLIGAQWGDEGKGKATDLMGSDVDYVVKFNGGNNAGHTVVIDGEKYALHLLPSGILTPTVIPVIGNGVVVDLEVLFEELEGLQARGVDVSKLRLSANAHLIPPYNRTLDKVTERFLGKRKIGTTGRGIGPTYADKMNRVGIRVQDIFDEGILRQKVEAALSLKNQVMVKIYNTRAADVDAVVEELLSYADRLRPMVVDTSLELEQALDAGQNVLLEAGQATLLDVDHGTYPFVTSSSATAGGACTGSGIPPTRVSRVIAILKAYSTRVGEGPFPTELFDDDGEFLRSTGHEYGTTTGRPRRTGWLDAVVGRYATRINGVTDFVITKLDVLTGLERVPICVAYEIDGERVEQMPVNQSDVHHARPIYENLDGWSEDITGCRTFEELPANAQAYVLRAEELIGARVSAIGVGPGRDEIIQRHRLLDT, from the coding sequence ATGCCGGCGATCGTGCTGATCGGGGCCCAGTGGGGCGACGAGGGCAAGGGCAAGGCCACCGACCTGATGGGCAGCGACGTCGACTACGTCGTGAAGTTCAACGGTGGCAACAACGCCGGGCACACGGTCGTCATCGACGGTGAGAAGTATGCGCTCCACCTGCTGCCCTCCGGCATCCTCACCCCAACCGTCATCCCGGTCATCGGCAACGGCGTCGTCGTCGACCTGGAGGTCCTCTTCGAGGAGTTGGAGGGTCTCCAGGCCCGCGGGGTCGACGTCTCGAAGTTGCGCCTCAGCGCCAACGCACACCTCATCCCGCCGTACAACCGCACCCTGGACAAGGTCACCGAGCGATTCCTGGGCAAGCGCAAGATCGGGACGACCGGCCGCGGTATCGGCCCGACCTACGCCGACAAGATGAACCGCGTCGGCATCCGGGTGCAGGACATCTTCGACGAGGGGATCTTGCGGCAGAAGGTCGAGGCCGCGCTCTCCCTGAAGAACCAGGTGATGGTCAAGATCTACAACACCCGGGCCGCCGATGTGGACGCCGTCGTCGAGGAGCTGCTCTCCTACGCCGACCGGCTGCGTCCGATGGTGGTCGACACCAGCCTCGAACTGGAGCAGGCGCTCGACGCGGGCCAGAACGTCCTGCTCGAGGCGGGCCAGGCGACACTGCTGGACGTCGACCACGGCACCTACCCCTTCGTCACCTCGTCCTCGGCCACCGCCGGCGGCGCATGCACCGGCTCCGGCATCCCGCCGACCCGGGTCAGCCGGGTCATCGCGATCCTCAAGGCCTACTCCACCCGTGTGGGCGAGGGCCCTTTCCCGACCGAGCTCTTCGATGACGACGGGGAGTTCCTGCGCTCGACGGGGCACGAGTACGGCACGACGACCGGTCGCCCGCGTCGCACCGGCTGGCTCGACGCCGTCGTCGGGCGCTACGCGACCCGCATCAACGGGGTCACCGACTTCGTCATCACCAAGCTCGACGTGCTCACCGGGCTGGAGCGCGTGCCGATCTGCGTCGCCTACGAGATCGACGGCGAGCGGGTCGAGCAGATGCCCGTCAACCAGTCCGATGTGCACCACGCGCGCCCGATCTACGAGAACCTCGACGGCTGGTCGGAGGACATCACCGGCTGCCGGACCTTCGAGGAGCTGCCGGCCAACGCGCAGGCGTACGTCCTGCGGGCCGAGGAGCTCATCGGTGCCCGGGTCTCGGCCATCGGTGTCGGCCCCGGACGCGACGAGATCATCCAGCGCCACCGTCTCCTCGACACCTGA
- a CDS encoding DUF5302 domain-containing protein, giving the protein MGTHESAPEDMKAKFREALEKKQSHGGADVSPHGARGKVGGAHDAETSGAQQMFRRKSG; this is encoded by the coding sequence ATGGGCACGCACGAGAGCGCACCCGAGGACATGAAGGCGAAGTTCCGGGAGGCGCTGGAGAAGAAGCAGTCGCACGGCGGGGCAGATGTCTCGCCCCACGGCGCCCGTGGCAAGGTCGGCGGCGCACACGACGCCGAGACCAGCGGCGCCCAGCAGATGTTCCGCCGCAAGAGCGGCTGA
- a CDS encoding HelD family protein — protein MTDTHVDAVAAEIAIEQQHLDRVNTELAKAGERAELVAVDGLSRGRTSRTGDVRDEEMSGLFERDALVYNAARRQAHLERQHEGLVFGRLDLEDADDEREIRYIGRLGVRDDDYEPLVIDWRAPAASPFYRATPGNNLGVIRRRVLRSRGEEVIGVEDDLMVPEAPDDMVVVGDGALLAALTRSRGQQMRDIVATIQAHQDEAIRATDRGITEITGGPGTGKTVVALHRAAFLLYANRRRYESGGILVIGPSSAYTAYIERVLPSLGEDSVTLRSLGDVVDVITAVRHDPPEVAALKGSLQMRTVLKRLAAMAVPDAPTSLRVMVDGQAVHLDEETLADIRRRALRDRTRNQATNAVRELLADAAWRQVREGEREDFLEAFDSSMAVDTFLGQWWPQIDPREALLWLEDTELAYDVCRSVLSQGDAAALAHATREALELGTWTVADVALIDELSVRLGPIEREAPEERSFFEVEEMDGVEELRAMGSAIREPLVEHHLSPTSARERLLHDTIGPAEEYAHVLVDEAQDLSPMQWRMIGRRGRRASWTVVGDVAQASWQDAAEADRARLEAYGTQQRQSFHMTTNYRNAQEIFDYARAVILPAVPDADIPDAVRETGVQPIEVTFADALETTRPGVGTVAEQALTDLAREVEGSIAVITPQRHAKAVADLADGYEGRVTVIDPLSTKGLEWDGTLVVDPDAIVDESPGGARILYVVLTRAAHRMTVLRPAD, from the coding sequence GTGACCGACACCCATGTCGACGCCGTCGCTGCCGAGATCGCCATCGAGCAGCAGCACCTCGACCGCGTGAACACCGAACTGGCCAAGGCCGGCGAAAGAGCCGAGCTCGTCGCCGTGGACGGCCTCTCCCGGGGCCGCACCTCGCGTACCGGCGACGTGCGGGACGAGGAGATGTCCGGGCTCTTCGAGCGCGATGCACTGGTCTACAACGCCGCTCGTCGTCAGGCGCACCTCGAGCGCCAGCACGAGGGCCTCGTCTTCGGCCGCCTCGACCTGGAGGATGCTGACGACGAGCGAGAGATCCGCTACATCGGCCGCCTCGGTGTGCGCGACGACGACTACGAGCCGCTCGTCATCGACTGGCGTGCCCCGGCCGCGTCACCCTTCTACCGTGCGACCCCCGGCAACAACCTGGGCGTCATCCGCCGCCGCGTGCTGCGCAGCCGCGGTGAGGAGGTCATCGGCGTCGAGGACGACCTCATGGTGCCCGAGGCACCGGACGACATGGTCGTCGTCGGCGACGGCGCGCTGCTGGCGGCACTGACCCGCAGCCGCGGGCAGCAGATGCGCGACATCGTCGCGACCATCCAGGCCCACCAGGACGAGGCCATCCGGGCGACCGACCGCGGCATCACCGAGATCACCGGCGGCCCCGGCACGGGCAAGACCGTCGTGGCCCTGCACCGCGCCGCCTTCCTGCTCTACGCCAACCGTCGGCGCTACGAGTCCGGCGGCATCCTCGTCATCGGCCCGTCCTCGGCCTACACGGCCTACATCGAGCGGGTCCTCCCCTCGCTCGGCGAGGACTCGGTGACCCTGCGCTCGCTCGGCGACGTCGTCGACGTCATCACCGCGGTGCGGCACGACCCACCCGAGGTCGCCGCGCTCAAGGGATCGCTGCAGATGCGCACCGTGCTCAAGCGGTTGGCGGCGATGGCCGTCCCCGACGCCCCGACGAGCCTGCGCGTCATGGTCGACGGGCAGGCGGTCCACCTCGACGAGGAGACGCTGGCCGACATCCGTCGCCGGGCGCTGCGCGACCGCACCCGCAACCAGGCGACCAATGCGGTACGCGAGCTGCTCGCCGACGCCGCCTGGCGCCAGGTGCGTGAGGGCGAGCGCGAGGACTTCCTCGAGGCCTTCGACAGCTCGATGGCCGTCGACACCTTCCTCGGTCAGTGGTGGCCGCAGATCGACCCGCGCGAGGCCCTGCTGTGGCTCGAGGACACCGAGCTGGCCTATGACGTCTGCCGGTCCGTGCTCAGCCAGGGCGATGCCGCCGCGCTGGCGCACGCCACCCGCGAGGCGCTCGAGCTGGGCACCTGGACCGTCGCCGACGTCGCCCTGATCGACGAGCTGTCGGTCCGGCTGGGCCCGATCGAGCGCGAGGCCCCCGAGGAGCGCTCCTTCTTCGAGGTCGAGGAGATGGACGGGGTCGAGGAGCTGCGGGCCATGGGATCGGCGATCAGGGAACCACTCGTCGAGCACCACCTCAGCCCGACCAGCGCCCGCGAGCGCCTGCTGCACGACACGATCGGCCCGGCGGAGGAGTACGCACACGTGCTCGTCGACGAGGCCCAGGACCTCTCGCCGATGCAGTGGCGGATGATCGGGCGCCGCGGTCGTCGGGCGTCGTGGACCGTCGTCGGCGACGTCGCCCAGGCATCCTGGCAGGACGCCGCCGAGGCCGACCGCGCCCGGCTGGAGGCCTACGGCACCCAGCAACGGCAGTCCTTCCACATGACGACGAACTACCGCAACGCACAGGAGATCTTCGACTACGCACGTGCCGTGATCCTCCCGGCCGTCCCTGATGCGGACATCCCCGACGCCGTCCGCGAGACCGGGGTGCAGCCGATCGAGGTGACCTTCGCAGACGCGTTGGAGACCACACGCCCCGGCGTCGGCACGGTTGCCGAGCAGGCGCTGACCGACCTCGCCCGGGAGGTCGAGGGCTCGATCGCGGTCATCACCCCGCAGCGGCACGCGAAGGCCGTCGCGGATCTCGCCGACGGTTACGAGGGGCGGGTCACGGTCATCGACCCGCTGTCGACGAAGGGCCTGGAGTGGGACGGCACGCTCGTCGTCGACCCCGACGCGATCGTCGACGAGTCGCCCGGTGGCGCACGCATCCTCTACGTCGTGCTCACCCGTGCCGCCCACCGCATGACGGTGCTGCGCCCGGCCGACTGA
- the purD gene encoding phosphoribosylamine--glycine ligase: MKVLVIGSGAREHALVRALTHDPTVDAVIAAPGNPGTDVLALNEPVDADDPEAVVELARRHTVDLVVIGPEAPLVAGVADALRESGIRCFGPSAAAARLEGSKAYAKEVMAAAGVPTGLARVCTTQDELAEALDAFGAPHVVKDDGLAAGKGVVVTDDREVAVEHGTSCMTKGGDATVVIEEYLDGPEASLFCICDGQRVVALDLAQDFKRIFDGDEGPNTGGMGAYSPLAWAPEGLVDDVVARVAQPVVDEMARRGTPFVGVLYVGLALTSRGPRVIEFNVRFGDPETQAVLARLDSPLGVLLAAAADGALDDHGPLHWRPESAVTVVLAAEGYPASPATGVEIDGLQELAASDLAEHVHVLHAGTRIDPEDEVPQLVSSGGRVLSVVALGDDLGQARERAYEAVERIDFPGSHHRTDIALRASRGEIRA; this comes from the coding sequence GTGAAGGTTCTCGTCATCGGCTCCGGCGCCCGCGAGCACGCCCTGGTGCGTGCCCTGACCCACGACCCCACCGTGGATGCCGTCATCGCCGCCCCCGGCAACCCCGGTACCGACGTGCTCGCGCTCAACGAGCCGGTCGACGCCGACGACCCCGAGGCAGTCGTGGAGCTGGCCCGGCGACACACCGTCGACCTCGTCGTCATCGGACCCGAGGCCCCGCTCGTCGCCGGGGTCGCCGATGCCTTGCGCGAGAGCGGGATCCGCTGTTTCGGGCCGAGCGCTGCCGCCGCTCGCCTCGAGGGCAGCAAGGCCTACGCCAAGGAGGTCATGGCCGCCGCCGGCGTACCCACCGGCCTCGCGCGGGTGTGCACGACCCAGGACGAGCTGGCCGAGGCCCTCGACGCGTTCGGAGCGCCCCACGTCGTCAAGGACGACGGTCTCGCCGCCGGCAAGGGGGTCGTGGTCACCGATGACCGTGAGGTCGCCGTGGAGCACGGCACGAGCTGCATGACGAAGGGGGGCGACGCCACCGTGGTCATCGAGGAATACCTCGACGGGCCCGAGGCGAGCCTCTTCTGCATCTGTGACGGTCAGCGGGTGGTCGCGCTGGACCTCGCGCAGGACTTCAAGCGCATCTTCGACGGCGACGAGGGGCCGAACACCGGGGGCATGGGCGCCTACAGCCCGCTGGCCTGGGCCCCGGAGGGGCTCGTCGACGATGTCGTCGCCCGGGTCGCGCAGCCAGTGGTCGACGAGATGGCCCGGCGGGGGACCCCCTTCGTCGGGGTGCTGTACGTCGGCCTCGCCCTGACCTCCCGCGGCCCGCGGGTCATCGAGTTCAACGTGCGCTTCGGCGACCCGGAGACGCAGGCAGTCCTCGCCCGCCTCGACTCGCCGCTCGGCGTGCTCCTCGCCGCCGCCGCGGACGGGGCGCTCGACGACCACGGGCCGCTGCACTGGCGCCCCGAGTCCGCGGTGACCGTCGTGCTGGCCGCCGAGGGCTACCCGGCGTCGCCGGCCACCGGGGTCGAGATCGACGGCCTGCAGGAGCTCGCCGCGAGCGACCTGGCCGAGCACGTCCACGTGCTCCACGCCGGGACGCGGATCGACCCCGAGGACGAGGTGCCACAACTCGTCTCCTCCGGTGGCCGCGTGCTCTCGGTCGTCGCCCTCGGGGACGACCTCGGTCAGGCGCGCGAGCGTGCCTACGAGGCCGTCGAGCGGATCGACTTCCCGGGCAGCCACCATCGCACCGACATCGCCCTGCGGGCCTCACGCGGCGAGATCCGCGCCTGA
- a CDS encoding phosphoribosylaminoimidazolesuccinocarboxamide synthase — translation MTSDAPLDLPGHAHLYSGKVRDLYAPLGQDGTPREDQLLLVASDRMSAYDFVLDTPIPDKGAVLTQMSLWWFEQVADLVPHHVVSTEVPGAVAGRAVLVERLDMLPVECVARAYLTGGGLNEYRSTGAVSGIDLPEGLVDGSRLPAPIFTPSTKAPAGEHDEPIPFAGVVDEVGQALAERARDLTVAILQRGNGIATERGIILADTKVEFGLRGLELGDGEDPGAAIRSRGADAEIVLADELLTPDSSRFWPVDQWEPGRQQPSFDKQFVRDWLTSPASGWDKGSGEAPPSLPEDVVEQTRAKYVEAYERLTGQTFAA, via the coding sequence ATGACGAGTGACGCTCCCCTCGACCTGCCCGGCCACGCCCACCTCTACTCGGGCAAGGTGCGCGATCTGTACGCGCCGCTGGGGCAGGACGGGACGCCTCGGGAGGACCAGCTGCTGCTGGTCGCCAGCGACCGGATGTCGGCCTACGACTTCGTGCTCGACACCCCGATCCCCGACAAGGGCGCGGTGCTGACGCAGATGTCGTTGTGGTGGTTCGAGCAGGTTGCCGACCTCGTGCCGCACCACGTCGTCTCCACCGAGGTGCCCGGTGCCGTCGCCGGCCGGGCCGTCCTCGTCGAGCGCCTCGACATGCTCCCCGTGGAGTGCGTCGCCCGCGCCTACCTCACCGGCGGCGGCCTGAACGAGTACCGCTCCACCGGCGCGGTCAGCGGGATCGACCTGCCCGAGGGCCTCGTCGACGGGTCCCGCCTGCCGGCACCGATCTTCACCCCGTCCACCAAGGCGCCCGCCGGCGAGCACGACGAGCCGATCCCCTTCGCCGGGGTCGTCGACGAGGTCGGCCAGGCGCTCGCCGAGCGCGCCCGCGACCTCACCGTGGCGATCCTGCAGCGCGGCAACGGGATCGCCACCGAGCGCGGGATCATCCTCGCCGACACCAAGGTCGAGTTCGGCCTGCGCGGCCTCGAGCTGGGCGACGGGGAGGACCCGGGTGCCGCGATCCGCTCCCGGGGGGCGGATGCCGAGATCGTCCTGGCGGACGAGCTGCTCACGCCGGACTCCTCACGCTTCTGGCCGGTCGACCAGTGGGAGCCGGGTCGGCAGCAGCCGAGCTTCGACAAGCAGTTCGTCCGCGACTGGCTGACCTCCCCCGCGAGCGGGTGGGACAAGGGCTCCGGTGAGGCGCCCCCTTCGCTCCCGGAGGACGTCGTCGAGCAGACCCGTGCGAAGTACGTCGAGGCCTACGAGCGGCTCACGGGGCAGACCTTCGCCGCCTGA